Proteins encoded in a region of the Megalops cyprinoides isolate fMegCyp1 chromosome 3, fMegCyp1.pri, whole genome shotgun sequence genome:
- the LOC118773981 gene encoding uncharacterized protein LOC118773981: MRPRSRLLSKRSLPTISEGQEGQVQELNQINSLHAPHPTHSQASSPKDYLQSICQLACPAFSPRGSSHVRTLSLLDPLGPGQRLAQIPPLTRPPTPTIHRATHVAEEDRKEVGVAMFSDISSQTEEACPGPEEGFVGDYRYRSNTDPLEYLYGCQGSPAPSGGRESGEGGATEEHRLLSRAHGRPHVLSQRHASYRLHMEAPHSPTPASVQRHPPTEKTASDSSRLVSWSSHNSATSGRRLKCMDRRSMVSHWIADCRQAWREARVRACMLPAIAEI, translated from the coding sequence ATGCGTCCCAGATCCAGACTGCTGTCCAAGAGGAGTCTTCCCACAATTAGTGAGGGACAGGAGGGACAGGTGCAGGAGCTGAACCAAATCAACAGCCTCCATGCTCCGCACCCCACCCACTCTCAAGCCTCTTCCCCTAAGGACTACCTGCAGTCCATCTGTCAGCTGGCTTGCCCCGCCTTTTCCCCACGGGGGTCCAGCCACGTCCGCACCCTGAGCCTGCTGGACCCGCTCGGGCCAGGCCAGAGACTGGCCCAAATCCCACCCCTCACACGCCCCCCGACCCCCACCATCCACCGTGCCACCCATGTGGCAGAAGAGGACAGGAAGGAAGTGGGAGTGGCCATGTTCTCTGACATCAGTTCCCAGACAGAGGAGGCATGTCCCGGGCCGGAAGAAGGCTTTGTGGGGGATTACCGTTACCGCAGCAACACCGACCCGCTGGAATACCTGTACGGGTGCCAGggaagccccgccccctctggAGGCAGGGAGTCTGGGGAGGGAGGAGCCACAGAGGAACACCGCCTTCTAAGCCGTGCTCACGGTCGGCCCCATGTCCTTTCCCAGCGTCATGCCTCATACCGGCTCCACATGGAGGCCCCACACAGCCCCACCCCTGCTTCCGTACAGCGCCATCCAcccacagagaaaacagccaGCGACAGCAGCAGGCTCGTGTCCTGGAGTTCCCACAACAGTGCCACCTCTGGCAGGAGGCTGAAGTGCATGGACAGACGGTCCATGGTGTCCCACTGGATCGCAGATTGCCGCCAAGCCTGGAGAGAAGCCAGGGTCCGAGCCTGCATGCTTCCTGCCATTGCAGAAATATAG